The following DNA comes from Miscanthus floridulus cultivar M001 chromosome 5, ASM1932011v1, whole genome shotgun sequence.
AAACATTCTCCCCGGTGATCAAGCCAACATCCATTCGCACCGTGCTACACCTTGCTGCGTCGCGCCAGTGGCTAGTGCACCAACTCGACGTCAAGAACGCGTTCCTCCATGGCGACTTGGTGGAACGCGTCTACTGTCATCTGCCGGCAGGCTTCGTCGATGCGACTCGGTCTGACCACGTCTGCCTCCTCGTCAAGTCTCTGTACGGCCTCAAACAGGCCCCAAGAGCCTGGTTTCAATGACTGGGTGCACACCTCCGATCCATCGGCTTCCAACCCACTGGCTCCGACTCGTCGCTGTTTGTCTACAGCAGTGGCGGTGCTCTAGCGTATCTCCTTGTCTACATCGACGACATTATCTTGACAGCATCCACCACACAGCTCCTATAGCGTGTCATCCAGGAGCTCTGTCGTGAGTTTGCCATCAAGGACCTTGGGCAGCTCAAGTTCTTCCTCGGCGTCCAGGTCCGACGAGACACTAGCGGCTTCTTCCTGACGCAAGCTCAGTACACGGGAGGACATTCTCGATCGCGCGGGGATGGCGAACTGTAAGTCTGCACCCACGTCGGTCGACAACAAGCAGAAGCTGTCCTTCGACGACGGCAAGCTGGCGGACGACGCAACATTCTACCGCAGCATCACAGGTGCGCTGCAGTACCTTACACTGACGCGCCCGGACATAGCATATGCTGTGAATCAGGCATGTCTGTATATGCACTCGCCACGAACAGCGCACTGGAACCTCGTCAAGCGGATACTCCGGTACCTTCGAGGGACGATCAACCACGGTCTCGTCATCTCGGCCTCGCCATCCACCGACCTCAAGGCCTACTCCGATGAGGATTGGGGAGGCTGCCCCGACACACGGCGTTCGACTTCTGGATACTGCGTCTACCTTGGAGACTCCCTTATTTCGTGGTCATCCAAGCGGCAGCCGATGGTGGCACGTTCGAGTGCCGAGGCGGAATACCGGGGCGTGGCGAATGCAGCTGCAGAATGCTGTTGGTTGCGCAACCTACTACAGGAGCTACACGTCAGAGTCGACAAGGCGACAATGATCTACTGCGATAATGTTTCGGCGGTATATCTGTCTGAAAACCCAGTTCACCATCGCCGAACCAAGCACGTCGAGCTAGACATACACTTTGTCAGAGAAAGGGTTGCCCTTGGTCAATTCAGAATTTTGCAGATACCGACAACACCAAATTGCAGATGTTATGACTAAAGGGCTGCCCACATCGTTGTTCCAAGACTTCAGAAACAGTCTATGCATCAAATCAGATCATGCTCAGACTGAGGGGGGTGTAAAAGACAAAGTCTAAGATGGTTTCAGTCAGTTCATTGTAACTGTTGTAATGCTATTTTTTAGCCTGTCAGTCCGGTCAATTAGCCAGCCAATGTTCCCTAGATTATAGGATCGTCTGTTGTACACGATTGGCTGGCAATAGCTCTGGACATGTATATGTACCTCCTCCGATGATAATGAACGTGCGGTGATTTCTCTCCCAATTCATCCCTCTTACAGGGAGGAATTCACCGCAAGTTCCGCCACTAAAAATGTTCTTGTAATCGTTTCTGATGACTTATCAGATGAGTAATGAATTTGCCaaggttcaaaaaaaaaaaaacaaatgagaTCCTGATAATTCAACCTGCACTAGCTATAGTTTGCCAACACCCAATTTTGTTGCCACCGGAATTTGCTGCATTTGTAGCTACATCTTTGTAGCAGCAATCTCTCTAGCTTATTTCCTCGGTCAAAATAACTGTACACCTTGCTTTGAGAGAGTCGTTTCTTTTAAATTTAATCaaacatataaaaatatataCCGACAATATTGATGATGTCTAATAAGTATTATGAGATTAATagtgaattttttttttctgaataaatatattaaaatatataaatattgataatattttttataaatctagttaaactttaaaaaataattaatttctTTAAAAAACGAGACGCTTATTGTGTGTAACCTCCATTGGGAATCTCCGGTTGCTCGTACATGCCCGCAACCAGCGAGGTCTGATGCTCACTAAAGAAAAGATAACGCCAGCGAGGATCCCATCCCATGACACATTCCTAACCACAGTTCCAAGCAACACCATGGCCATGAGATCTAATCTAGATAGTCACCTTAACCACAGCACAAAACCACGAACCTGCACCCAATTCTTGATCGATCAAATTACTAAACAGAAGCAGCGGAAAGAGGTTAAACAAGTAAGGCCACTTGACAGCAACTAATCAAATCTAACCAATCAATGATCGGATCGCGAACCTTCCTCGTAACTAATAACAAAATCATACGACCGACTAGGCGACTTGTCTTGATCCACACAAAAgagcaaaaagaaaagaaaaagcagAACAAGCCCAAAGAGAGCACCCGCAGAACTTCCCCCGCAATTAACCCAGCCAGAATCCGCAAGCTGCAAATGACGATGATGCATCGCaaaagcgcccccccccccccccccccccccccggcccggcccggcccggccctgcCTCGGCCTCTCGGCCTTACCGCATGGAACTCTCTAGAACCCCCACGGGTCCCTTCAAAAGGCCGCGTCGTTAACCCATCCCTTCGCCTGCCCTGCCCACCTACGAGTGACCTCGATTATTTATTTATTGGGTAAATTGGTTGCGTCACTGTCACTGTCTCCGTAAAATATCATTAAAAATTTACGTCCGGGTAAAATatcacaaaaaaaataaaaataaacccTTAACGGAAAATAGCATTCCGTTAAAATAAAACGACAGAAAGCCTCCGTCACGCCCTTACGGGTTATTCTCGTGGATGCTCGCCGCGAACAGGAATGGCTCCTGCGGTACCACCAGCACCACGTGCCGCACCGTCCGTGCTTGCGCACATCCTTATCGTCCCGGCTCTCGCCTCACCCGGTCTTGCCCCGTGCCGACGCCTCTCTTCCGTTTCCGATCTGTGTGCTTGTAACCTGCGTGGGATGAAGGAGGAGGGCCCCTGTAGCGGGACGTCCTCAACCGCATCGGCGACATCAAGGCGCTCGGCAGCTGCGCCCTCGTCTCGCGCCGCTTCCACGCGCTCGTGCTGCTCGTCGACTCCGTCTTCATCCGCGTCGACTGCGTCATCCCGACGAcccgccgccctcctcctcctcagttgTATCGGGCTCCCCGCCGCACCAACCTCTAGCGGCGGGCGCGGCGCGTTCGTGCACATTGCGCGCGTCCTGGTCGGCGGCATCGCCACGCGCTCTGCAAGATCCTGTCCTCCGCCGCGGCGGGCGTCTCCTAGCGTTCCGAGCCACTGCCCCCGCGCCCCGCATCGCGGACGTCTCCCACCAGTCCACCACTCGCGCTCCGAGGTGCTCCGCTCAGTTGCGGTGCCTCCACATCGAGCCGGCACTGACGATGGCGTGCTCCTAAAGTGGAAGGCCGACTTCAGCTCCACCCACGGCAGCTACGTCATCCTCGGCGCCTCGTTGGTCTCGTCCAAGCTGGCGACAGGGCGATGGTCCGGCGGTGGCGAAGGCAATGCGCTGCTTCTGGCCCCAGAACCTGCTGCTGGACGTGTGCTTCTTCAACTCGGTAAGGACGCGTGCTTCTGGCCGCAAGAACCTGCTAGCGCTGGTGCAGCGGTTCTATGTTCTGGCGCGTGCTCCTATAGTCCTATCTGGCAAGGATGTGCGCAAGCACAACCTACGGGCGCTCCTATAGTCCTATCTGGCAAGGATGTGCGCAAGCACAACCTACGGACGCTGCACGTGGTAGAGGGGTGCCGCAAAGAGCCGTTCCTTTTTGCAGCGAGCATCCACGACAATATCGCGTACGGACGCGATGGAGGCTTCCATCACTTCTGTGACTTTATTTTAATTTAACATAATACTACCCGGGTCACGATTCAATTTTTCAGTGATATTTTACGAAGCCTTTCGGGATATTTTACACGCAACCAATTTTCCCTTATTTATTCTGTTCGCTCTCGCCCAAGTCATCGTCTGGTCGTCGCCCGCAGACGCCCGCAGCCGGAGGAaggagccgccatggccgcgtcGAATCTGGAGAGCAAGGCCAAGGAGGCCTTCGTCGACGACGACTTCGAGCTGGCAGCCGAGCTCTACACCCAGGCCATCGACGCCGGGCCCGCCACCGCCGACCTCTACGCCGACCGCGCCCAGGCGCACATCAAGCTCGGCAACTACACTGGTACGGGCAGTGCTCTTCCCCCACCCCCCATCCTTCCTTGCTCTCTCCTACTACTCCGCTAGGGTTCGGTTCGATTGGTTGTGCGCTGACGTGCGGGGACAGTAGTTCGACGCGCGCGCGTGCGTGTGAATGTAACCGCAAGGGCCTGGTATAGCGGCTGCGCGGTTTTTTAGAAGGTTAGTTTGATTCGCTGTTTTGTTGTTGTGATGAGCGAACTCGTGGCGATTCTAGGGTAGGGTGTGGCAGGTCAACGTCGGCCTTTGGTGTAGACCTGGCGGTGAATCATCTGATTCGAAATTCAAAGAGGCACTAGATGATTGGGGTTTCTGAAATGGTCGGGTAGAGTTAAGTATATGTGGGCAGTAGAGTACGAAGATTCAGATTGCCTGAAATGTCCAGGGCTAATTATGACGTTTGGGATATAGCTTTGATTTGTGTGTTGCAAGGTATATTCCTACTGCCCTACTTGTTGCCTTGCTGTGTGTGTGATATGGTTTATCTCAAGTTCCCTAATTGCTGTGTCACGATGTGTGTTGTAAGGTATGTCCTTAGTTCGCTCCGGTCGTGGTGCTGTGCATGTTTTTAGGTGCCCCATGTTCCTTACCAGTTTCATTTCTGTGGTTTGTAATGTGTTACTCCTAGTTCCTTGTTTCATTGCTATGCTTGTTTTTTTGCTATTACTCTGAGTCTCAGGTTAAATGTGTGTATACATGTGAAGTAGTACAACTCAATTGGTGGCTTGAGGGTTTTCAGCAGCATGTTGAAGAAGTTGTGATGACAGAGTGGTTTGGAAGGATTTAGATTGTATTAATCTCTGTTGGTCCTAGTCTGGGGCGATGCCATTTTGTTGTATTACTCTCAGTAGGTTGCAGTGCAAAGTAGTAGCTCATTTTGACCAGATTCTGCAGTTAAATTGACAAGAAAAATGCCTCCTATTTTAGATATGTTTATATAGTTGTGTAGCACTATTCTAGATTCTCCCCTCATCCTAACTGTACATCCATATCAGCAGTTTCCAAAATAAGAAACTACATGTTGATTTACTATCATTGCAGTATTTGTTCGCAataagaaatggaatgcaaagttTGGCTCCTGTTACATCTGAATCAGTAGGAACCATAAGAAACGCGTGGTGTGGCTGTAATAAGAAATGATGTGTAAAGTTTGGCTTCAGTTACATGTGAATCATTGGAACTAAATTACTAAAATAATAAACTACATGGTTTTGTCATTGCAACTTTCTTTGTTTGTGTAACAAGAAAGTGCACATGAAGTTTCTTTTCAGTTTGTAGTGTTATTCATGCTACCATCATTGGCTTGCATATTTGTTTTTGAACACAATAAATGTATAGCACTAAAGGAATTACTAACTAAACTTGCAGAAGCTGTGGCGGATGCTAACAAAGCAATTGAACTTGATCCTACGATGCATAAAGCCTACTACCGGAAAGGGTTAGTGTCACTCTTCTTTTTTTCAATAAAAGTTATACATGAACACTCCCATAATTCCCTCTGCTACATTTTTATCTATGTACTAAGTTATTTCTTGTTTACAGTGCTGCATGCATTAAGCTTGAAGAATACCAAACTGCAAAGGCTGCTCTTGAGTTGGGTTCTTCCTATGCATCAGGCGATTCAAGGTTTACTCGTCTATTGAAGGAATGTGAAGAGCGcatcgctggtgagcaaaataaaCTTCAGCTAGTGTAAACAAGAAATAACAGTGTGCGTGTGgtgagaaggggggggggggggggggggggggggcgtaaaTTGGGAATGCAATGTGGCGCATGCTATTTTCTGATGATATTTGTCCACTTAGCTGCCTTGCCTGAGAAATGTTTGCAGCAGCCTTGTGTACTGGAGAATAATTATGTTTCAGTTCAATCATCTCATACTATCTGCCCTGTTATTTGGTTTATGTGTCCAGAGGAATCTAGCCAGGCACCAGTAAAGAATGTTGAGCCTCCTGTGGCTCCTACTGTTGAGGACAAGGAGGATGTCGCAAATATAGAGAATACACCGCCAGTGGTAGAACCCCCAAGCAAACCTAAATACAGGTAACTAGTGTAAATTCCTAGAACTCTTTGAACCACCTAGCTCAGACTGAATGCTATGTAATCAAACCACTTGACCTTTTCCCAGTACAGATTTGTTTACTGATAAGCATATTCTAATTCGGGGGCCATACAAGGAGGAAAGCAAAATGCTTCTCCCTTGCTGAAATTAATGTCAAGCATGAGTAGCTATTTTTTTGCTAAAATTTTCTCTTAAATAATTTGTGCTGCAGGCATGACTACTACAACAGTGCCACAGAAGTGGTGCTGACAATATTTGCTAAGGGTGTTCCCGCTGATAGTGTAGTCATTGATTTTGGTGAACAGATGGTGTGTTCTGctcatattattattattatagttCTCTTGTCTTTTTTACTGTATTCACTAATCTTGTTTCTCATTTTAGTTAAGTGTATCCATTGAAGTCCCTGGTGAAGAACCATACCATTTTCAGCCCCGTCTGTTTTCTAAGGTAATCACTCTCCATTCTATGTTGATGTTGCTTTTCATACTTGTTATCTGTTACTAAGGTGTAAGTCAACCTATAGCTAGCAGAAGACAAGGGTCAGATACAGAATATAAATTTATTTATGATTTCTAGCTGCTGAGTCTCAATCAAAAGGTCAAGAGTGGAAAATTTAAATAACTTTAgagaaacaaaacaaaaacacatATAAGCTTCACTTTACCTTTTTTCAACTGTATAAACACAGGCAATGGAGTTTCAAATCAAGATGTTGCTTTGTGTTATTTTTTAAAGAAGTATTTAGCAGGTCATGTGCTTAACTGTGGAGGTTTGTGGTTAATATTATCCCCTGTGAAGTTCTACCACCTGATTTTTTTGTGATTTAGCTAAAATGGTTAGCTAATAAGACATAATAGTGTTTCATGCAAAGATTTGGGTTTATACACAGCACTGCCTTTCTTTTTTTTATCATATATAATGTAGTCGATACAATTCTTTTGATAAGCATAGAATGACTTGAATTTGTGAACTCCAAAAATTGCTTCAACAGCACTCGTTTGTTTTTGGATCTGCTCTTGGTAAATAATTTTTAATGCTAGTGTAAAATTCATGTATATTAGGTTTCAGAATGATCGTTTGTTGGTTTGTGGAAACTAAATTGATGTTGCATTTTTGTTCTCTCTTTTTCCTTTGGAGTGACTTATAAACCAAATAAGACCTGGTAATGGAGTCATTTTCTTTTGGTCTTGTTGACATAGGGGCCTGTCTTTTAAATTCCGCAAAGCATTGCTTGTCAATCCAGTTATGTTTGTGGACTATTTGTAGTTATCTGATTAGCTTAGTGAATATACTTTATTTATGTGTGAATAAAT
Coding sequences within:
- the LOC136450181 gene encoding protein SGT1 homolog, translating into MAASNLESKAKEAFVDDDFELAAELYTQAIDAGPATADLYADRAQAHIKLGNYTEAVADANKAIELDPTMHKAYYRKGAACIKLEEYQTAKAALELGSSYASGDSRFTRLLKECEERIAEESSQAPVKNVEPPVAPTVEDKEDVANIENTPPVVEPPSKPKYRHDYYNSATEVVLTIFAKGVPADSVVIDFGEQMLSVSIEVPGEEPYHFQPRLFSKIIPEKCKYQVLSTKVEIRLAKAEQVTWTTLDYSGRPKAVPQKISAPAETAPRPSYPSSKAKKNWDKLEAEVKKEEKEEKLDGDAALNKFFRDIYKDADEDMRRAMMKSFVESNGTVLSTNWKDVGSKVVEGSPPDGMELKKWEY
- the LOC136454881 gene encoding secreted RxLR effector protein 161-like — encoded protein: MANCKSAPTSVDNKQKLSFDDGKLADDATFYRSITGALQYLTLTRPDIAYAVNQACLYMHSPRTAHWNLVKRILRYLRGTINHGLVISASPSTDLKAYSDEDWGGCPDTRRSTSGYCVYLGDSLISWSSKRQPMVARSSAEAEYRGVANAAAECCWLRNLLQELHVRVDKATMIYCDNVSARDVLNRIGDIKALGSCALVSRRFHALVLLVDSVFIRVDCVIPTTRRPPPPQLYRAPRRTNL